One region of Cobetia sp. cqz5-12 genomic DNA includes:
- a CDS encoding Tex family protein — translation MDATATDATTSRPAPTLSPAATTRRIQQALAGELGVREEQITATVELLDGGATVPFISRYRKEATGGLDDTQMRQLEERLRYLRELEERRQVVLESIAEQNKLSATLERDVLAADSKQRLEDLYLPYRKKRRTKAQIAREAGLEPLADALLNDPTLEPEAQAIGFVAVDKDVADTKAALDGAKQILMERFAEDAALVGRLRQRLWDDGILSSRVMKGKEQEGAKFSDYFEHDEPLHKAPSHRALAMLRGRNEGVLSLALKLEGEDDLPRHPMEGAIAAHFSLEDQERAADRWLKEVVRWTWRVKLYTRLESELIGRLRERAEQEAIQVFADNLKDLLLAAPAGPKATLGLDPGLRTGVKVAVVDATGKYVDQATIYPHAPHNRWDASVAELVKLVERHDVELIAIGNGTASRETDKLAADVLTRLSGRRLQKVMVNEAGASIYSASEYAAREFPDLDVTIRGAVSIARRLQDPLGELVKIEPKSIGVGQYQHDVSQVQLGRSLEAVVEDCVNGVGVDLNMASSALLSRVAGLNVTLAENIVAHRDANGRFASRQELLKVSRLGPRTFEQCAGFLRIASGKNPLDASAVHPEAYPLVERIAKAHGRDLPSLLGDSAFLRTVKPTEFTDEHFGLPTVTDILRELDKPGRDPRPEFRFAEFKEGVETLKDLEPGMKLEGVVTNVTHFGAFVDIGVHQDGLVHISALSQKYVADPREVVKAGDIVSVKVMEVDIPRARIALSMRMSDTPAEKGAAGEARRGAEGGRGGRSQGGGGRQERGGRGSNSGASGGAAPANNAMAAALLNARKSKS, via the coding sequence ATGGACGCTACTGCAACCGACGCTACCACCTCCCGTCCTGCACCGACGCTGTCGCCCGCTGCCACCACTCGCCGCATTCAACAGGCGTTGGCCGGTGAGCTTGGGGTGCGCGAAGAACAGATCACCGCTACCGTCGAGCTGCTGGATGGCGGCGCGACCGTGCCCTTCATCTCGCGCTACCGCAAGGAAGCCACTGGCGGACTCGATGACACCCAGATGCGACAGCTGGAAGAGCGCCTGCGCTATCTGCGTGAGCTGGAGGAGCGGCGTCAGGTAGTGCTCGAGTCGATCGCCGAGCAGAACAAGCTGAGCGCCACGCTTGAGCGGGATGTGTTGGCCGCCGACAGCAAGCAGCGTCTGGAAGATCTTTACCTTCCCTATCGCAAGAAGCGCCGTACCAAGGCCCAGATCGCGCGTGAAGCGGGGCTTGAGCCTCTGGCCGATGCGCTGCTCAATGACCCGACGCTGGAGCCGGAAGCTCAGGCGATCGGCTTCGTCGCTGTCGACAAGGATGTGGCCGATACCAAGGCGGCGCTGGATGGCGCCAAGCAGATCCTGATGGAGCGCTTCGCGGAAGATGCTGCCCTGGTCGGTCGTCTGCGGCAGCGCCTGTGGGACGACGGCATCCTGAGTTCGCGCGTCATGAAGGGCAAGGAGCAGGAGGGCGCCAAGTTCTCCGATTACTTCGAGCATGATGAGCCGCTGCACAAGGCACCCTCGCACCGTGCACTGGCCATGCTGCGGGGTCGCAACGAAGGCGTGCTGAGCCTCGCGCTCAAGCTGGAAGGTGAAGACGACCTGCCGCGTCACCCGATGGAAGGCGCCATCGCGGCGCATTTCTCCCTCGAGGATCAGGAGCGTGCCGCGGACCGCTGGTTGAAGGAAGTGGTGCGCTGGACCTGGCGCGTCAAGCTCTATACCCGTCTGGAAAGCGAGCTGATCGGTCGCCTGCGCGAGCGTGCCGAACAGGAGGCCATCCAGGTCTTCGCCGACAACCTGAAGGACCTGCTGCTGGCAGCGCCGGCAGGACCCAAGGCCACGCTGGGCCTGGACCCGGGCTTGCGTACTGGCGTCAAGGTCGCGGTGGTGGATGCCACCGGCAAGTATGTCGATCAGGCCACCATCTATCCGCATGCGCCACACAATCGCTGGGACGCCTCGGTGGCCGAGCTGGTCAAGCTGGTCGAGCGGCATGATGTCGAGTTGATCGCCATCGGCAACGGTACTGCCTCGCGCGAGACCGACAAGCTGGCCGCCGACGTGCTGACGCGCCTGTCCGGCCGTCGACTGCAGAAGGTGATGGTCAACGAGGCTGGTGCTTCCATCTACTCGGCTTCGGAGTATGCGGCCCGCGAATTCCCGGATCTGGACGTGACCATTCGCGGCGCGGTCTCCATCGCGCGTCGTCTGCAGGACCCGCTGGGCGAGCTGGTCAAGATCGAGCCCAAGTCCATCGGCGTCGGCCAGTACCAGCACGATGTCAGCCAGGTGCAGCTGGGGCGCAGTCTGGAAGCCGTCGTCGAGGATTGCGTGAATGGTGTCGGTGTCGATCTCAACATGGCCTCCAGTGCGCTGCTGTCACGTGTAGCTGGCCTGAATGTTACGCTTGCAGAGAATATCGTCGCGCATCGTGATGCCAATGGCCGTTTCGCTTCACGTCAGGAATTGCTGAAAGTCAGCCGCCTGGGTCCGCGCACCTTCGAGCAGTGTGCCGGCTTCCTGCGTATCGCCTCCGGCAAGAATCCGCTGGATGCCAGCGCCGTCCACCCGGAGGCCTATCCGCTGGTCGAGCGCATCGCCAAGGCGCACGGGCGTGATCTGCCGAGTCTGCTGGGTGACAGCGCCTTCCTGCGCACCGTGAAACCGACGGAATTCACCGATGAGCACTTCGGGCTGCCGACGGTGACCGACATCCTGCGCGAGCTGGACAAGCCTGGGCGTGACCCGCGCCCCGAATTCCGCTTCGCGGAGTTCAAGGAAGGCGTCGAGACCCTCAAGGATCTCGAGCCGGGCATGAAGCTTGAGGGCGTCGTCACCAACGTGACTCACTTTGGAGCCTTCGTGGATATCGGCGTGCATCAGGATGGCCTGGTACATATCTCTGCCCTGTCGCAAAAATATGTTGCTGACCCGCGAGAGGTGGTCAAGGCGGGCGACATCGTGAGCGTCAAGGTGATGGAAGTCGACATCCCGCGTGCGCGTATCGCGCTGAGCATGCGCATGAGCGATACTCCCGCTGAGAAAGGCGCGGCAGGCGAGGCACGACGCGGCGCAGAGGGCGGTCGCGGTGGACGCTCGCAAGGCGGCGGTGGCCGTCAGGAGCGCGGCGGTCGCGGCAGCAATTCTGGTGCGAGCGGCGGCGCGGCACCGGCCAACAATGCGATGGCGGCAGCACTGCTCAATGCGCGCAAGTCGAAATCATAA
- a CDS encoding SDR family oxidoreductase, which yields MKLDDKVIAITGGARGLGLAMARYLGEKGAVLALLDIEQDGLDDAVASLEAAGIKAQGFVTNVAEEDSVTAAFSAIKGALGPVSGLVNNAGITRDGLLIKARDGVVEKTMSLSSWQQVIDVNLTGVFLCTREAASQMIEAGQPGVIVNISSISRAGNMGQSNYTAAKSGVAALSVTWAKELARYKIRVGAVAPGFIATEMTAGMKPEMLDKIKSGIPMRDLGRPEDIASSVAFIFDNDYFTGRVIECDGGLRI from the coding sequence ATGAAGCTTGACGACAAGGTCATCGCGATTACGGGCGGCGCTCGTGGGCTGGGGTTGGCCATGGCGCGCTATCTGGGCGAGAAGGGAGCGGTATTGGCGCTGCTGGACATCGAGCAGGACGGCCTGGATGACGCCGTCGCGAGTCTGGAGGCTGCCGGCATCAAGGCGCAGGGCTTCGTGACCAATGTCGCGGAAGAGGACTCCGTCACCGCGGCCTTCTCGGCCATCAAGGGCGCATTGGGGCCGGTGAGCGGTCTGGTCAACAATGCCGGCATCACCCGCGATGGGCTGCTGATCAAGGCGCGTGATGGCGTGGTGGAGAAGACCATGTCGCTGTCCAGCTGGCAGCAGGTCATCGATGTCAATCTGACCGGTGTCTTCCTGTGCACGCGTGAAGCGGCCAGCCAGATGATCGAGGCCGGCCAGCCGGGGGTAATCGTCAATATCTCCAGCATCTCACGCGCCGGCAACATGGGGCAGAGCAACTACACCGCCGCCAAGTCCGGTGTCGCGGCGCTGAGCGTGACCTGGGCCAAGGAGCTGGCACGCTACAAGATTCGCGTCGGTGCCGTGGCGCCGGGCTTCATCGCCACCGAGATGACCGCCGGCATGAAGCCCGAGATGCTCGACAAGATCAAGAGTGGCATCCCGATGCGCGACCTGGGCCGCCCGGAAGATATCGCCAGCAGCGTGGCCTTCATCTTCGACAATGACTACTTCACCGGGCGAGTGATCGAATGTGATGGTGGTCTGCGCATCTGA
- the gshA gene encoding glutamate--cysteine ligase: MSEQLASAIARLTPQARQGLFGRLRRGIEKEGLRVTAGGDISQTPHPRSLGSKLTHPYITTDYSESLLEYITPVSTRPKESLEFLADLHRFSYRNMGDELIWPASMPPRLHGNDSVPIADYGTSNSGTMKHVYRKGLDVRYGRIMQSIAGIHYNFSLPDDFWSLLQGLEGAEAEDARDFRSRRYFELIRNFRRHSWVLLYLFGASPGIDESFLDGGNDDRLKRQADRSLVSAYATSLRMSDLGYQNKVQAQLKICFNSLDNFVGTLRHAIVTPWKDYEKLGVKQADGSWSQLSSNILQIENEYYSDIRPKRVTRQNETPSQALEGRGVEYIEVRCLDLNPFLPVGIDETQIRFLDTFLIWCLLTESPWIDDEECATLDNSKRRVVEAGRDPELTLSVNGEERRLRDLAANIMDELGEVAGLLDSGDKTGNAHRDALAALAPRFDDAQTTPSGRLLTSMLDNGSNFVDEVLALAKGQAEQFKSEPTERARGYLLDQLVETSLQQQGDIEKGDHQDFDTFMAEYFASAHGTQPA, from the coding sequence TTGTCCGAGCAACTCGCGTCCGCCATTGCGCGACTCACGCCCCAGGCCCGTCAGGGTCTCTTCGGGCGCCTGCGCCGTGGTATCGAGAAGGAAGGCCTGCGGGTTACCGCTGGCGGTGACATCAGCCAGACGCCGCATCCGCGTTCTCTGGGGTCGAAGCTGACCCACCCGTACATCACCACGGACTATTCCGAGTCTCTGCTCGAGTACATCACCCCGGTGTCCACTCGTCCCAAGGAGTCGCTGGAGTTTCTGGCTGACCTGCATCGTTTCAGCTATCGCAACATGGGCGATGAGCTGATCTGGCCGGCCAGCATGCCACCGCGCCTGCACGGCAACGACAGCGTGCCGATCGCCGACTACGGTACCTCCAACAGCGGCACCATGAAGCATGTCTACCGCAAGGGGCTGGATGTCCGTTATGGACGCATCATGCAGTCGATTGCCGGTATCCATTACAACTTCTCGTTGCCGGATGATTTCTGGAGTCTGCTGCAGGGGCTGGAAGGGGCAGAGGCGGAAGATGCGCGTGACTTCCGCTCACGTCGCTATTTCGAGCTGATCCGCAACTTCCGTCGCCACAGCTGGGTGCTGCTCTATCTGTTCGGCGCCTCGCCGGGCATCGATGAGAGCTTCCTTGACGGTGGCAATGATGATCGCCTCAAGCGTCAGGCGGACCGCAGCCTGGTCTCGGCCTATGCCACCAGCCTGCGCATGTCGGACCTGGGCTATCAGAACAAGGTCCAGGCACAGCTCAAGATCTGCTTCAACTCGCTGGACAACTTCGTCGGGACGCTGCGTCACGCCATCGTTACGCCGTGGAAGGACTACGAGAAGCTGGGCGTCAAGCAGGCCGATGGCAGCTGGTCGCAGCTCTCCAGCAACATCCTGCAGATCGAGAACGAGTACTACTCCGACATCCGTCCCAAGCGTGTCACCCGGCAGAACGAGACGCCCAGTCAGGCACTGGAAGGGCGTGGTGTCGAATACATCGAAGTGCGCTGTTTGGACCTCAACCCCTTCCTGCCGGTCGGGATCGACGAGACGCAGATCCGCTTCCTCGATACCTTCCTGATCTGGTGTCTGCTGACCGAGAGTCCTTGGATCGACGACGAGGAATGCGCCACGCTCGACAACAGCAAGCGTCGCGTGGTCGAGGCAGGGCGTGATCCGGAACTGACCCTGAGTGTCAATGGTGAAGAGCGTCGCCTGCGCGATCTGGCGGCCAACATCATGGATGAGCTGGGCGAAGTCGCGGGCCTGCTCGACAGTGGCGACAAGACAGGCAACGCGCACCGTGATGCGCTGGCGGCGCTCGCGCCGCGCTTCGACGATGCGCAGACCACACCGTCGGGCCGTCTGCTGACCAGCATGCTCGACAATGGCAGCAACTTCGTCGACGAAGTGCTGGCGCTGGCCAAGGGCCAGGCCGAGCAGTTCAAGTCAGAGCCGACGGAGCGTGCACGCGGCTATCTGCTTGATCAGCTGGTCGAGACCTCGCTGCAGCAGCAGGGCGATATCGAGAAGGGCGATCATCAGGATTTCGACACCTTCATGGCCGAGTACTTCGCGTCCGCCCATGGCACGCAACCGGCGTGA
- the msrB gene encoding peptide-methionine (R)-S-oxide reductase MsrB, producing MQRRQFMGLVLGGGAMLALPRLSAARPELELERGADITPLTLEEDEWRARLSPEQYRVLREEGTERSGSSELNKEHREGEYRCAGCDLALFSSATKFESGTGWPSFFDHIEGRLLTKTDYGLIWPRTEYHCARCGGHQGHVFEDGPKPTGLRWCNNGVALRFVPA from the coding sequence ATGCAACGTCGCCAATTCATGGGGCTGGTGCTGGGAGGCGGAGCGATGCTGGCGCTGCCCAGGCTGTCTGCCGCGCGCCCGGAGCTGGAACTCGAGCGTGGTGCGGACATCACGCCGCTGACCCTCGAGGAAGACGAATGGCGCGCACGCCTGAGTCCGGAGCAGTATCGCGTACTGCGCGAGGAGGGCACCGAACGTTCTGGCTCCAGCGAGCTCAACAAGGAGCATCGCGAGGGTGAGTATCGCTGTGCCGGCTGTGATCTGGCGTTGTTCTCTTCTGCCACCAAGTTCGAGTCCGGCACCGGCTGGCCCAGCTTCTTCGATCATATCGAAGGACGCCTTCTGACCAAGACCGACTACGGACTCATCTGGCCGCGCACCGAATATCATTGTGCGCGCTGTGGCGGGCACCAGGGGCATGTCTTCGAGGATGGCCCCAAGCCCACCGGCCTGCGCTGGTGCAACAACGGCGTCGCACTGCGCTTCGTGCCCGCGTGA